One genomic window of Psychrobacillus sp. INOP01 includes the following:
- the thrS gene encoding threonine--tRNA ligase, with protein sequence MAEIIKLKFPDGAVKEFPVSITTEEIAQSISPGLRKKALAGKLSGVLIDLKTPIMEDGDIAIITPESDEALEILRHSSAHLLAQAVKRLFKDVKLGIGPVIENGFYYDIDSPVPITAEDLPLIEKEMKKIINENIEIIRHDVSRQVAFDKFKEDEYKVELLEAIPEGEQVSIYEQGDFFDLCRGVHVPSTGKLKEFKLLSIAGAYWRGNSDNKMLQRIYGTAFFKKEELTHHLNMLEEAKERDHRKIGKELDLFTTSQKVGQGLPLWLPNGATIRRVIERYIVDKELKLGYKHVYTPVLGSKELYETSGHWDHYQDSMFPPMEMDNETLVLRPMNCPHHMMVFKNGMHSYRNLPLRIAELGTMHRYEMSGAVSGLQRVRGMTLNDAHLFVRPDQIKSEFQKVVELIISVYQDFNLEDYSFRLSYRDPQNKEKYFDNDEMWEKAQSMLKEAMDELGLDYFEAEDEAAFYGPKLDVQVKTAIGKEETLSTVQLDFLLPERFDLNYVGEDGKQHRPVVIHRGVVSTMERFVAFLIEEYKGAFPTWLAPVQVEIIPVSNEVHFEFAKQIEEQLVAANFRVEMDDREEKLGYKIREAQMQKIPYMLVLGDKELEAGNVNVRKYGEQKSESIPFAEFLERLKEEVAH encoded by the coding sequence ATGGCAGAAATTATTAAATTGAAATTTCCAGATGGAGCAGTAAAGGAATTCCCTGTATCGATAACTACAGAAGAAATTGCTCAATCGATCAGTCCTGGATTACGTAAAAAAGCACTTGCTGGAAAACTGAGTGGAGTATTAATCGACCTTAAAACACCAATTATGGAGGATGGAGATATCGCAATCATTACTCCGGAATCTGATGAAGCACTAGAAATTTTACGCCATAGCTCGGCACATTTACTTGCACAAGCAGTTAAACGTCTTTTCAAAGATGTTAAATTAGGTATTGGGCCAGTTATCGAAAATGGTTTTTACTATGATATTGATTCACCGGTACCAATTACTGCTGAAGACTTACCATTAATCGAAAAAGAAATGAAAAAAATTATCAATGAAAATATTGAAATTATTCGTCATGATGTTTCTCGTCAAGTTGCATTTGATAAATTTAAAGAGGATGAGTACAAAGTAGAGCTTCTTGAAGCAATTCCAGAAGGTGAACAAGTTTCGATTTATGAGCAAGGTGATTTCTTTGACCTTTGTCGTGGTGTACATGTTCCATCTACAGGCAAACTTAAGGAGTTCAAACTATTAAGTATTGCTGGTGCATACTGGCGTGGAAATAGTGATAACAAGATGCTTCAACGTATTTACGGTACTGCATTCTTTAAAAAAGAAGAGCTTACACATCATTTGAATATGCTTGAAGAAGCGAAAGAACGCGATCACCGTAAGATTGGGAAAGAGCTAGATTTATTTACAACTTCTCAAAAAGTAGGTCAAGGCTTACCACTTTGGTTACCAAACGGGGCGACAATCCGTCGTGTTATTGAGCGTTATATTGTAGATAAAGAGCTTAAACTTGGCTATAAACACGTATATACACCAGTGTTAGGTTCGAAAGAGCTTTACGAAACATCTGGTCACTGGGATCATTATCAAGATTCTATGTTCCCTCCGATGGAAATGGACAACGAAACATTAGTGTTACGTCCAATGAACTGCCCGCATCATATGATGGTTTTCAAAAATGGTATGCATTCTTACAGAAACCTTCCGCTACGTATTGCTGAGTTAGGTACTATGCACCGTTATGAAATGTCAGGTGCAGTATCAGGATTACAACGTGTACGCGGAATGACATTGAATGATGCGCATTTATTTGTACGTCCAGACCAAATCAAATCCGAATTCCAAAAAGTTGTTGAATTAATCATTTCGGTTTATCAAGACTTTAACTTAGAAGACTACTCTTTCCGTCTTTCTTATCGTGATCCTCAAAACAAAGAAAAATATTTTGATAACGATGAAATGTGGGAAAAAGCACAAAGTATGTTAAAAGAAGCGATGGACGAGCTTGGTTTAGATTACTTCGAAGCGGAAGATGAAGCAGCATTCTACGGACCAAAATTAGATGTTCAAGTGAAAACAGCAATTGGTAAGGAAGAAACTTTATCGACTGTTCAACTAGACTTCTTATTACCAGAACGCTTTGACCTAAATTATGTTGGTGAGGATGGCAAGCAGCATCGTCCAGTTGTTATCCACCGTGGTGTAGTTTCTACAATGGAGCGCTTTGTAGCATTCTTAATCGAAGAGTATAAAGGTGCATTCCCAACTTGGTTAGCACCAGTCCAAGTTGAAATCATTCCAGTTTCAAATGAAGTACATTTTGAATTTGCAAAACAAATTGAAGAGCAATTAGTAGCAGCTAATTTCCGAGTTGAAATGGATGATCGTGAAGAGAAGCTGGGCTATAAGATTCGTGAAGCGCAAATGCAAAAAATTCCGTACATGCTTGTACTGGGTGATAAAGAGCTAGAAGCAGGAAATGTAAACGTTCGTAAATACGGAGAACAAAAATCAGAAAGCATTCCTTTTGCAGAGTTCTTAGAACGATTGAAAGAAGAAGTAGCACATTAA
- the dnaI gene encoding primosomal protein DnaI, with the protein MERINETLKRVVSPEFATRLNDMKKEVLENPRVQKFLEENSADINKEIVDRSSSKLYEFISQSHDCGSCPTLDECKNYMKGYEPKLVLDRNLIDIEYVRCNRGVIEDERKKVISMIDSIHMPKEVMEATLAGVDLEDGSRVVAVRAAKDFLNEWERTNELPTKGLYIYGKFGVGKSYLLGALANELAARHIHSVVVYVPEFLREMKQAIQDHSLAEKIEFVKRAPVLMLDDIGAEIMSSWTRDEILGTILHYRMSEQLPTFMSSNFNYDELQHHLSFTQRGEKEVVKAGRIMERIRALTTPISLQGKNWRES; encoded by the coding sequence GTGGAACGTATTAATGAAACCTTAAAAAGAGTAGTATCACCTGAATTTGCTACACGACTAAACGATATGAAAAAAGAAGTTTTGGAAAACCCTAGAGTTCAGAAGTTCTTAGAGGAAAACTCCGCAGATATTAATAAAGAGATAGTAGATCGAAGTTCGAGTAAACTATATGAATTTATCTCTCAATCTCATGATTGTGGATCTTGCCCAACGTTAGATGAATGTAAGAATTACATGAAAGGGTATGAGCCTAAGCTGGTCCTTGATCGAAACTTAATAGATATAGAGTATGTTCGTTGTAATCGAGGCGTTATAGAGGATGAGCGTAAGAAAGTTATTTCTATGATTGACAGTATTCATATGCCTAAAGAGGTTATGGAAGCTACTCTTGCTGGGGTAGACTTAGAGGATGGTAGTAGGGTTGTTGCGGTCCGTGCAGCTAAAGACTTTCTTAATGAATGGGAGCGTACAAATGAACTTCCAACTAAAGGCTTATATATCTACGGTAAGTTTGGTGTAGGAAAATCTTATTTACTTGGTGCTCTTGCAAATGAGTTAGCTGCTAGACATATTCATTCGGTAGTTGTATATGTACCCGAATTTTTAAGAGAAATGAAACAAGCAATCCAAGATCATTCACTTGCTGAGAAGATTGAGTTTGTGAAACGTGCTCCGGTTTTAATGTTAGATGACATAGGAGCAGAGATTATGTCTAGTTGGACCCGAGATGAAATCTTAGGGACAATTTTGCATTATAGAATGTCCGAACAACTACCAACTTTTATGTCTTCTAATTTCAACTATGATGAGTTACAGCATCATTTGTCTTTCACGCAGCGTGGGGAAAAGGAAGTAGTAAAAGCTGGTCGAATCATGGAACGAATTCGAGCACTTACGACACCAATCTCGCTTCAGGGTAAAAACTGGAGAGAAAGTTGA
- a CDS encoding replication initiation and membrane attachment family protein → MLYKELQPADLYMIRLPYSLSDYDRQLLTLFYQPLVGAESISLYLTLWADGEQNNSERWSHYQLMNVLGMPIGKIFHARLALEAIGLLRTWKKTMEDGSVFHYELAAPLDAESFLKDPLLSMFLLNKVGENAFKQLRNRFIQSSNWNEGFTDVSRTFVDVFKPSTKMNTVSFDENFESKERKSSVPFYYDEFDFSLLQEGLSEQLVPKSAMTIEAREVIAKLAFLYKLSPVEMQKVVILALDDELHLSEARLKKACADYYKLTVSKVAPVIEKIEKKVEPMEPTGPLTKEGELIHYLETTPPVSVLKDIANGKEPILADVQLANHFVTHFKMPIGVVNVLLQYVLLRTDMKLTKNYAEKIASHWMRKDVKTAKEAMELARNEHEQYVKWKNEGSPQKTYTKKPTREEKVPDWFYKKDGETKKSSGKTTNGIQNIDEERQKLLAELGTLKR, encoded by the coding sequence ATGTTATATAAAGAGCTACAGCCAGCAGATTTGTATATGATTCGCTTACCATATTCTTTATCAGATTATGATCGGCAATTGTTAACTTTGTTTTATCAGCCGTTAGTTGGAGCAGAAAGCATAAGTTTATATTTAACACTTTGGGCAGATGGGGAACAAAATAACAGTGAGCGCTGGTCGCATTATCAACTGATGAATGTCCTCGGGATGCCAATAGGTAAAATTTTTCATGCCCGTCTTGCGCTAGAGGCGATCGGTCTTCTACGTACATGGAAAAAAACAATGGAAGACGGGAGTGTTTTCCATTATGAGCTTGCAGCACCTTTAGATGCTGAATCATTTTTAAAGGATCCATTACTATCCATGTTTTTGCTCAATAAAGTAGGAGAAAATGCTTTTAAACAATTACGTAATCGTTTTATCCAAAGTTCCAATTGGAATGAGGGTTTCACAGACGTCTCTAGAACTTTTGTTGATGTATTTAAACCGTCTACTAAAATGAATACTGTATCTTTCGATGAAAATTTCGAATCGAAGGAAAGAAAATCTTCTGTCCCTTTTTATTATGACGAATTTGATTTTTCGTTACTTCAAGAGGGTCTTTCCGAGCAATTAGTACCTAAATCAGCGATGACAATAGAAGCAAGAGAAGTAATTGCCAAACTTGCTTTTTTATATAAATTAAGTCCGGTGGAAATGCAAAAAGTAGTTATTCTTGCGTTAGATGATGAACTACATTTATCAGAAGCGAGATTAAAAAAAGCGTGCGCGGATTATTATAAGCTGACTGTTTCTAAAGTTGCGCCTGTAATTGAAAAAATTGAAAAGAAAGTCGAACCTATGGAACCTACCGGGCCTTTAACAAAGGAAGGTGAGTTAATCCATTATTTAGAAACAACGCCACCCGTATCGGTATTGAAGGATATCGCGAACGGAAAAGAGCCGATTCTCGCAGATGTTCAGTTAGCTAACCATTTTGTAACACACTTTAAAATGCCAATCGGAGTCGTCAATGTTTTGTTACAATATGTATTACTACGTACAGACATGAAACTCACAAAAAACTATGCTGAGAAAATCGCTTCCCATTGGATGCGGAAGGATGTCAAAACAGCCAAAGAAGCAATGGAGCTTGCTAGAAACGAACATGAACAATATGTAAAATGGAAAAACGAAGGATCTCCACAAAAAACATATACGAAAAAGCCGACACGCGAGGAAAAAGTGCCTGATTGGTTTTATAAGAAAGATGGAGAAACGAAGAAATCATCAGGTAAGACTACAAATGGTATTCAAAATATAGATGAAGAACGTCAAAAACTATTAGCAGAGCTAGGTACTTTGAAAAGGTAG
- the nrdR gene encoding transcriptional regulator NrdR, with protein MRCPTCQYNGTKVVDSRPVDDNKAIRRRRECEDCGFRFTTFEKVEETPLIVVKKDGSREEFSREKVLRGLIRACEKRPVALEQLENIVFSIEKELRRMGNAEVKSEDVGEIVMDKLAEVDEVAYVRFASVYRQFKDINVFIDELKEILKKNPSL; from the coding sequence ATGAGATGCCCAACTTGTCAATATAATGGCACAAAAGTTGTCGATTCTCGTCCTGTGGATGACAATAAGGCAATCAGAAGAAGGAGAGAATGCGAAGATTGTGGATTTCGTTTTACTACATTTGAAAAAGTAGAAGAGACACCACTAATCGTTGTAAAAAAAGATGGTTCTCGAGAAGAGTTTAGCCGTGAGAAAGTGCTGCGTGGGCTAATTCGTGCTTGTGAAAAGAGACCTGTTGCGTTAGAACAACTAGAAAATATTGTTTTCTCCATTGAAAAAGAATTACGAAGAATGGGTAATGCAGAAGTGAAGTCAGAGGACGTCGGAGAGATCGTTATGGACAAGCTAGCTGAAGTAGATGAAGTAGCTTACGTCCGCTTTGCTTCCGTTTACCGCCAATTTAAAGATATAAATGTATTTATCGATGAATTAAAGGAAATTTTAAAGAAAAATCCTTCATTATAA
- the speD gene encoding adenosylmethionine decarboxylase, producing METMGRHIIAELWECDFDKLNDMQFIEQTFVDAALKSGAEVREVAFHKFAPQGVSGVVIISESHLTIHSFPEHGYASIDVYTCGDLDPSIAANYIADALNAGTRETLEMPRGMGPVKKPASRMTVQA from the coding sequence TTGGAAACAATGGGACGTCACATTATTGCAGAACTATGGGAGTGCGATTTCGACAAACTTAACGATATGCAATTTATCGAGCAAACATTTGTTGATGCTGCACTAAAATCTGGTGCAGAGGTCAGAGAAGTTGCATTCCACAAATTTGCACCACAAGGTGTAAGTGGAGTTGTTATTATTTCCGAATCGCATTTAACGATTCACAGCTTTCCAGAGCACGGTTATGCGAGCATTGATGTGTATACATGTGGTGATTTAGATCCATCAATCGCAGCTAACTATATTGCAGATGCTCTTAATGCTGGAACACGCGAAACGTTGGAAATGCCACGTGGTATGGGACCGGTCAAAAAGCCTGCATCACGAATGACAGTTCAAGCGTAA
- a CDS encoding glyceraldehyde-3-phosphate dehydrogenase, which yields MTVSIAINGFGRIGRMVFRQAIAQEDLNVVAINARYPLETLAHLIKYDSTHGTFTGDITLEENALIVNGQRVQIVDDRDPAKLPWEELNVDIVIESTGKFNDGEKAKAHIEAGAKKVIITAPAKNEDATIVMGVNDDKLDSSIHHIISNASCTTNCLAPVVKVLNDTFGIENGLMTTVHAYTNDQNNLDNPHKDLRRARACGQSIIPTSTGAAKALSLVLPELQGKIHGMALRVPTPNVSLVDLVVDLQKNVTVEEVNEAFVKASEGSMKGILGITMEPLVSIDFNTTTLSTTVDGLTTMVIGDRKVKVLAWYDNEWGYSARVVDLTKKVASSL from the coding sequence ATGACAGTTTCAATAGCGATTAATGGTTTTGGACGTATCGGACGTATGGTTTTTCGTCAAGCAATAGCACAAGAGGACTTAAATGTGGTAGCGATCAATGCGAGATACCCATTAGAGACATTGGCACATCTTATTAAATATGATTCTACACACGGTACTTTCACTGGAGATATTACACTAGAAGAAAACGCACTAATCGTTAATGGTCAGCGTGTTCAAATTGTGGATGATAGAGATCCGGCAAAATTGCCTTGGGAAGAGTTAAATGTGGATATTGTAATTGAATCTACTGGTAAATTTAATGATGGTGAAAAAGCTAAAGCACATATCGAAGCTGGTGCAAAAAAGGTGATAATCACCGCTCCTGCAAAAAATGAAGATGCAACAATTGTTATGGGAGTAAACGATGATAAATTAGATTCATCAATTCATCATATTATTTCAAATGCTAGCTGTACTACAAATTGCTTAGCGCCTGTAGTTAAAGTATTGAACGACACGTTTGGTATTGAAAATGGGTTAATGACAACTGTTCATGCATATACAAACGATCAAAATAATTTAGATAATCCACATAAAGATTTACGTCGTGCGCGTGCCTGCGGTCAATCGATCATTCCAACCTCAACAGGAGCAGCAAAAGCACTTTCACTTGTACTGCCGGAGCTTCAAGGTAAAATTCATGGTATGGCATTGCGTGTACCGACTCCGAATGTCTCTTTAGTAGATTTAGTTGTGGACTTACAAAAAAATGTTACAGTCGAAGAAGTAAATGAAGCTTTTGTTAAAGCATCTGAAGGTTCAATGAAAGGCATTTTAGGTATTACAATGGAACCGTTAGTGTCAATAGACTTTAACACTACGACACTATCTACTACAGTAGATGGTTTAACAACCATGGTTATTGGGGACCGTAAAGTGAAAGTTCTTGCCTGGTACGATAATGAGTGGGGTTACTCTGCTAGAGTGGTTGACCTTACTAAAAAAGTAGCTTCATCTCTATAA
- the coaE gene encoding dephospho-CoA kinase (Dephospho-CoA kinase (CoaE) performs the final step in coenzyme A biosynthesis.), with translation MIIGLTGSIASGKSTVANMLKEMGCPIIDADLVARLVVEKGTATLETIKETFGTEVIHEDGALNREGLGEIIFSNPSKRKQLNDIMHPAIRAEMLAQKEQLVQQGHPVIIMDIPLLFESRLQSFVDKILVVTVTEQTQLERLMSRNDFTQEEAKLRIQSQLPLSVKEEGADAVIYNNGTIEETKQQLIKILDIWGKSN, from the coding sequence ATGATTATCGGATTAACGGGAAGCATCGCTAGTGGGAAAAGCACCGTTGCGAATATGTTAAAGGAAATGGGCTGTCCCATTATAGATGCAGATCTTGTCGCGCGTTTAGTAGTTGAAAAAGGAACTGCGACTCTTGAAACAATTAAAGAAACTTTTGGTACAGAGGTTATCCATGAGGATGGAGCCTTAAATAGGGAAGGCCTAGGAGAAATCATTTTTTCGAATCCTTCTAAACGTAAGCAATTAAATGATATTATGCATCCTGCTATCCGAGCAGAGATGTTAGCCCAAAAAGAGCAGCTTGTGCAGCAGGGACATCCAGTCATAATTATGGATATACCACTGCTTTTTGAAAGTAGGTTGCAATCCTTTGTGGATAAAATCCTTGTAGTGACAGTAACGGAACAGACGCAACTAGAAAGATTGATGTCTCGAAATGATTTTACTCAGGAGGAAGCTAAATTACGTATTCAATCCCAATTACCTTTGTCAGTAAAAGAAGAAGGTGCGGATGCGGTTATTTATAACAATGGGACCATAGAAGAAACTAAACAGCAATTGATAAAAATATTAGATATTTGGGGAAAATCAAACTAA
- the mutM gene encoding bifunctional DNA-formamidopyrimidine glycosylase/DNA-(apurinic or apyrimidinic site) lyase: MPELPEVEGVLRSLQPIVTGMTIKSVDVSKTIYTSKANGKEAIIKGLDVEQFRLALPGVKIDHLERRSKYIYFHLLKNGFAHMLVSHLGMSGAWFYVKNLHEITEDKFKRHAHVTFHFEEGGMLVYADIRRFGELRLLEKEADYPPLLLMAPEPFDQYALDHFLHMSALPKYENKAIKEFIMDGHIVSGCGNIYATEVLFRMKIHPARKVKRISRERKIQLFQEIVIILLDSIENGGSTISDYRSINGESGNMQNRLQMYGKKECLICGSKTKQKTIGGRTSTYCPACQK, from the coding sequence TTGCCTGAATTACCTGAAGTAGAAGGAGTACTGCGCTCTCTTCAACCAATTGTTACTGGAATGACCATTAAATCCGTAGACGTTTCTAAAACGATATATACTTCAAAGGCAAATGGTAAAGAAGCTATCATTAAAGGTCTAGATGTGGAACAGTTTCGTTTAGCTTTGCCTGGTGTGAAGATTGACCACTTAGAGAGGCGTTCTAAATATATTTATTTTCATCTTTTGAAAAATGGGTTTGCCCATATGCTTGTATCTCATTTAGGTATGTCAGGTGCTTGGTTTTATGTGAAAAATTTGCATGAGATTACAGAAGATAAGTTTAAAAGACACGCGCATGTTACCTTCCATTTTGAGGAGGGAGGCATGCTAGTCTATGCCGATATCCGACGATTTGGCGAATTACGATTATTAGAAAAGGAAGCGGATTATCCTCCTTTATTGCTAATGGCACCGGAGCCATTTGACCAATATGCATTAGATCATTTTTTGCATATGAGTGCATTGCCTAAATACGAAAATAAAGCGATAAAAGAATTTATCATGGATGGTCATATCGTATCTGGCTGTGGCAATATATATGCAACTGAAGTGTTATTTCGTATGAAAATACATCCAGCTCGAAAGGTAAAACGAATTAGTAGAGAACGAAAAATTCAATTGTTCCAAGAAATAGTAATTATTCTGCTTGATAGTATTGAAAATGGGGGTAGTACGATTTCCGATTATCGGTCTATCAACGGTGAATCAGGAAATATGCAAAATAGGCTTCAAATGTATGGCAAAAAGGAATGTTTAATCTGTGGTTCGAAAACGAAACAGAAGACAATCGGTGGTCGTACATCTACTTACTGCCCAGCATGTCAGAAATAA